GGTACTATAATCAGGCCACCTGACCATCTgtatattaattagtaaTAAGAGTTCCTTTGGCAAGGTCTTGCTGTGGAATTGGTTGAAGAAATGGGCTGGGACGATTGGGCTATCAGTATGGGAATGATTCCAAGTGAATCCAAATCAGATGGAAGAGCTACAGAAATTCCCGTGATAGTGTAAGCGTAGTTATTAAGAATCCAATTCATTGATTGATGACAGCTTATTATTTGTCTAATGTTATGAGAAGATCATACATACAGCTTGGAATGACGCGAGTCGACATTCCGGGGACAGAATTTACAGGTATCACCctataactattataccCTCCCCGATCCCTTGATCTTTAAATTTCACTTCTACGCGTATCCTTATGGCACGTGAGCTAGACCCGAGGTTTCTTTGGCCAAACCCGAATCGGGTTTGGACCCGAAAACATCTTTGCAAAGCAGACCCGAAGCCCCGCCTGAATCATCCCAGACTCATATCAATTGAAACGCGAAATCGGAAACAGAGACAATGAGAACGACAATTGCGTGTGAGAGGTAACTAACCACATCTGCGGACTCGTTTGTACAGTTCTAATGCGGTCGTAGATGCAGGTAATACCCCTCTTCTAAGACCTAAGACTGCGTCTGACCACCATCAATAGAAGATCCAAAGTCAAATGCAGACACAATGGTCAACCCCCTTGTGCAGGCTGCATAAAGAGTGGTTGTACCGAGACTTGTGTTCTGAGTGGTCCAGTATTGGGGCAAAGCTTAGGGTCTAAGAGGCCTGCTAAAAGACAGCGGCTGAGTGTTGATCAGTCGCAAACAGATATCTTCGGAGATGTTTGGCAAGATATCAATCAAGCCTTTGAACAGACGTCACGAGCGCAAGTGATATCTGCTATTAACTTGTTCAGGGCTCAGTTTCCTGAGTTTGGATTTCTTCATCCGGATGATCTTGAGTATTGCGAAGATGAACTCAGTATAGTTCAGAAACTGCGACTTCTTGTCGTTGTTGCAGTGTCACACCGATATGCAGACTCTTACACCGCagatatcaacaacaagaataTTCTGTTTATAGCCAACGAGGTGCAGAAAAAGCTAACGAGTGGTCCGAGCCTAGCTCTTGTCCAGACCTTTCTCATACTTTCGCTCTGCAACTGGGGAGACGGAGATGGCTTCAATGCATGGATGCATTGCGGCATCGCTACAAGAATGGCTCAAGGACTACTCAGCACTGGCTTCGCAAGTTGCGGCAAGAGAGAAACACTCTCGGAACTCGAGAAGAGAACATTGTGGACTTGCTTCAAGATGGATAGACTGCTAAGTTGCGGAAAGAGACGACAGGCTATGTTCCCTGATGGAGACACGCACTTCTCCCTACCGGTGAATGACACCCAGTTCCTCTTTGGGCAGAGTCCACAAACAGCACCGGTAGATGACAGTCTGAGAAGCTATGGGCCAGATGAtcatcttgttcttctcattCAAGGTTTACGTATCTGGTCAAGAGTTCATACGTGGATTGCTGAGGGCGGTAGAAGACAGCCTGGTATGACTGAGCCAGAGCAGTGCCCGTTCAATGAGACTTCGGACTGGAGTAAGATGAGGCAGGCTTTGATCAAGTGGCGAGAGTCTCAGGATGCGTTGATGAAGTATCCTGCTACGAAGGTATCGGTGCATGCTCAGCGAGGACAAGCCGAGAGGTTTGGATACATCAACTTGGTCTACTATGTCAGGTAAGCACCAACCGCCTTAATGTGAATCATGATACTGATCAGTCGTAGTTTACTCTTTCTCTGCCGAGAATTTATCCCTTTCAGTCCGGTAGATGAAGTCAAACCTCGCGGCCCCATCGAACCACCACTCCTCAAAGTCCGAGGCCCCGATTCTTTCTGGCTCCAAAACGTCTTCGATCTCTACGACGCAGCATCCCAAATATCCTCTCTCCTCTCCGATCTCGAACACGTTGGCTGTCCCCTCCGCACACCCTTCTCCGGCCTATGCGCCTTCTCCTCCACACTGTGGAGTATATACGGCGCAGCGTTTCCAAACTTTATGGGCTTCACGCCAAGTCAAACCTCTGATGCTAATGCTCAAGCTGAAAGAACCATGGCTGTTCTTGTGAGGATAGGCAAGGTTTGGAGATTGGCGGAGGAGTGGATTGATGTTCTTAACACGGCGAAGAGTATCATGACGAGGTTTAGTGAGGGGCGGAGGATTAAGAGGTCAAGGTATGATTATCCTGAGTTGGAGGATTCGATTCATCTTGCGCCGTTGCAGGGGATGCCGAGGCAGACGTTTGATAAGCCTGCGGGTTTGGTCTCGGCGGATGATGGGTCGAAGTTGCATCAGTTGGTGGCGGGTGATGCTGAGCAGGGTGTGGATACAGATGGGCTTGGATTTCTAGAGGAGACAAGTGGAAATGAGTTTGTGGGTGAGGGCTGGTGGAGGTTGTTGTCGTTTTGTGATGATCCGCATCTCTTGTCGACGAGTATGGATAATATGGGTGATGAGAATGTAGCTTAAATCCATTTTCGCTTGTTCCTCAAATTCGAATGTTCTTCCAATAACCTTTTTGCGTATCTTGGTGAGAGGATAGTTTCAATGTTGAAAGTTGTTATACCATTCATTCGCATCTCCTCGAGACCCGAAAAGAGTATCCAGACCCGAATTGCGTGTTCTAAGCCGAGTGGCTTCGGCTCCACCTCAAACTTGATAAGAACCGACAGAACatcattctcttctttaTAAAGCCATTCAATCATCTGTCCAAATATTTCTTCCCATTTCTTTATCTAAGTGCTCATCTACTAAAAGGACAACTTTCTTACAAGATACAATGGGCGACCTTCAACTCTCCTCGGCCTCAGAGCCCCATCTCCTGCACCGTTCTCTTCTTACCCGTCCAGAGACCGTAACATCTGCGTCAGGCATCTGGATCACCCTCTCATCCGGCCGcaagatcctcgatggcTGCGCAGGCGCTGCAGTCGCCATCATCGGGCATGGAAACACTGAAGTCCGCGATGCAATGGTCGAGCAGATGTCAAGCGTGTCATACGTGCACACCATGGCCTACACAACAGACAGTGCAGAGAACCTCGCAAACTATATCCTAGAGGGAGAACCTTTTGACTTGACGAGAGCGTACTTTGTAGGCTCGGGTAGTGAAGCTATGGATTCAGCGATGAAACTTGCTCGGCAGTATCATGTTGAGAATGGACAGCCACAGCGAACAAAGTTTGTTTCGAGAAGACAGGCTTATCATGGAAACACTATCGGAGCTATGAGCGTCGGTAGTTTCGTGGCGAGAAGGGCGCCATATGAGGGCGCTATCCTTCTCGACAATGTGAGCTACGTTAGTCCAGCGTATGAATACCGAGTTCGAAAAGACGACGAAACAGAACAAGACTATGCCCAAAGATTAGTCGACGAGCTCGAGGCAGAGTTTCAAGCCGTCGGTCCAGACACCATCATGGCTTTCGTTGCAGAAACAGTTGGTGGCGCAACAGCAGGATGTATCAGTCCTCCAGCTGGATACTTCGAAGGTGTTGGAAAGATCTGTCGAAAGTATGGtattcttcttatccttGACGAAGTAATGTGTGGAATCGGACGATGCGGTACATTCTTCGCCTTTGAGCAAGACGGCGACGTTCGTCCTGATATCGTGACCACAGGCAAAGGACTTGGAGGCGGATATGCTCCTATCGCCGCGACGTTGGTGCATAGAAATATCATCGAGACGTTGAAGAAGGGAACAGCGAGTTTCAACCATGGACATACGTATCAAGCTCACCCTGTAAGTTGTGCAGCTGCACTAGCGATTCAGAAGATTATCCGTCGAGATAACCTGATAGCTCGCGCTGCTACCCTCGGAGCTCGATTACATAAATGTCTTGTCGAAGTCTTTCAAGGTCTGGAGTTTGTGGGAAACATTAGAGGGAGGGGGTTGTTTTGGGGTATTGAGTTTGTGAAGGATAAGAAGACCAAGAGGCCGTTTGATAGCAAGATTCGGTTTGGTGTCAAGGTTCAGGAGAGGGCTTTTCAGTTGGGTTTGGCTGTTTATCCTGGTTCTGGGACTGCGGATGGAAAGCAGGGTGATCATGTTATTGTTTCGCCGCCGTTGACGATTAcggaggatgagatggatgagTTGCttgtgttgttgaagagggcTTATGATGATGTCGCTGCTGAATTTAGCTAAACAACACTAAATCCTAGAGTCATTTTAAGAGGAAGTTCCCGTAAAGGTCAGACCAGACTCGATCGGAAACAAGATGTGTTCCACAGTCGACGGATTAGTCACTGAATGTAAGTAACTGTATCATGCTCGATAGTCCTGACACCCCCGTTTCTTGGCGTAAGCAATCACTTGAGAGACAACAAGGAGTTTTAAAAACTTGTTTTGAAAGCTATAGTCGCTAGACCTTGCTTTCCAGAGGAGTGGCAAAGGTTCCATGATGCATAGAAGTTCAGGGCAGAGCAATAGCAGCAGTACTCAAGATGTGGAATCTGCAGTGATGTTATTACAAGCATTACATTCTATTTAAAGTAGAAATTCTTGCTTATTGGCTCGTTTATCAATGCTTACTATGGCCATGGGGCTAAGAAGAAGCCTCCCGTAAGCTGCATATTTGCATCCTTCTGGGGTGAGGCTGTGAGGACTGACCAGATGGCATTCTTACAGTAAACACCAGTCACTGCACAATGGCAATGATTTTTTATTTCCTTGCACGCTTTAATCTACTCTTAGTTTTGTGGCAAGATGCCCTCACCACAAAAGCACCCGATTTCTTATACGAAGAGTGATTCTGAACAAGATGAATGGCCGATTCTCAGCACAAATGATCATGAGCTTCTGCCCTCAGGCGAAGCTCACGAAGTTCAGAGCTCAGATCCTGCGAGGAACGGAACAGAGCCCAGTAAAGCTGTCAGACAGTTCACCGGGTTTGCTTCCATCAAGCGCAAAAGCGATAGGTTCTGGGAGGCTTGTAATGTATACGTGAACAGGCCCTGGAACATGCACGTTTTGGTCATTATTGGGACCCTTTTTGCCGTTGGTCATCACCTGTTTTACCTTCATCTCAATGGCAAAGAAGCTATCAACCAGCCTATGATGCTACGCTACGGCACCGTCATTGCATTCTTTGCTAAAGCTAGTCTCGGTACAGCCGTTACTATCGCTTTTCATCAAAGAGCGTGGAGAGTAGTCCGGTTCAAAACAGCTCGAGTTCAGACGATCGACTCAATCTTCACTGCTAACACGGATTTCTCCTCTCTCCTCATGTGGAGCTCTATTCGGAAGGCGAAAATTGGGACTCTTCTTGCCCTCTACTGCTGGGTAACGCCTCTTGTTGTCATATTGACATCAGAAACTCTCTCAGTCGTGGTCGGGGTGTTTGAAGAAGACCATTCATGCACTTCTGTTCGGACTTTAAACTTTGAAAATGAGGAGAAGGTGTACTGGCGGAACCCTCAGAAGATAGATGACCCGTATCTGGTGTCCGTGTCGCTTTGGAATTCGACTCTTGATTATGGTGAGAGTCCTTCGGACTCTAACGCGGAGGGCTTTGACTATTACCATAGTTCGAGCAAGCAGTTCGACATGTTGATTGCCATCAAAACGACACTGATGGGCGAGGCCATAGTTCGAAAGGAATCAGCGGCTGAGATCTGTGGAGAGGGCTGGAACTGCTCCTATGTCGTCAACTTTGTTGCTCCTGGCTACAAGTGCCAAGAATTAGCATCAGGGGTAGGTTccgaggtcaagaagcttgggAATGCTACAGCGCCCTTCAACACCTCTGCGATAGCGCCAATGGGGAACCGAACCTATTATGCCGTCAACGACCGAGGTGAGCATGGTGATCCCCAAATGTCATCTCACGTTGGGGGGCAAACCGAAGCAAAATCCCCTTTACCCGGACAACTTTGGAGTTTTCAGAACAGAGCCTATTATGTGGATTGGTTACGCAACAGTGGATGATCTCTCGGTCCCTCAGCCGGATACACCAGGCACAGAGGCATGGAAGAAGGCCTATACACCTGTTATCATCGGGTGCGAACATTACGAAGTTAACTACACCGCTCAGTTCAATTACACAGGCGGTGCACAATTTGTTGACATTAAGAGACGGGAATACCTAAGAAAGGTGGTTGATACGACTTACATACCTGAGAAAGACACCGACAAGAGGTTGAAAGACCGAACGCAAGCTGTCCCTGACAGTAACTACATATTCCCCGCCGACGTCAAGTAATGCCGCCGAACAGCAGCTTACCATTCCATTGGCTCTGGGTTGAGGCGATCCCTTAATGGAACTACGACGATGCCACATTATATCGTGAATTCAGAGCTGCTATACACTCGATTAATCACACCGGTAAACTACCTCCCGATCAAGAAGTTTCGGCAAGGCATACAAAGCCTTTATGAGGACATGATCATTTCTCTCTTTGCAGAACCTTCCTTCAGTGTTGTCTCGTGGGCGGCAAATGGGAAACCGTCTGGTATTGCGAAAGGAGGTCCGTCAACGGCCTACCCTTGTCGGCGTCAGAGGATAGCTACTTTCTTTCACTACAACATGGCCCAGCTTCTTAGCGTGTATGCCGCAAGTATATTTTTTGGCGGGTATTGGCGTGTTATTAGGGCTGCAGGCTTTTCTCGAGGAGGGCGCTATGCGCGATATGAAGCCATCCTCGATAATAGAAGCATCGCGGGCATCGAGTCTTCACGCCCTGGGGGCACGGCAAGGAGGGGGTGTCAAGATTGGATATGGACTTGTACATGATGAGGCTGGTAGAAGTGTTAGAAGTTTCGGGGTCGAAGGGAATGTGCAGCAGTAGCGACGAAGGAAAACTAGAATACACAATGGGTAGAACTGTAGAGGATGCATTATCCTGGCTTTTATCATAGTCACGCCTATCATGTGTCCATCAAGAAGCATGGAGAGAGCGCTCTCTGTGAGCCGTTGCTCTGCTGACTTATCACGGACCATTGCAATTACCCTGACCACGACTTTCTGCCCGGTTTCGCATTCTTTCCATGCCGGTCAGTCAAGCCATCCACGGGCGGCCTGTTAAATAATGTCCCTGCGGTTCGTTTATGTCTGCCAGTTGAGATTGATGTCTTTGCGCAGTGGGATTGTTGTTCAGCCACGCTCCCATGATCCATCCGCCGTAGTAAGATGAACTATAACATTCGAGCTTCACTATCCTTGATTGAACCGCTGACAGATAAGTCTGGTGAAGTCGCTATGTCTAAGTGTCCTGCGGCAAATATTTCAAGCAAGGCACAACGATCGGCTTCTTTGGCCAGCCCTCGACATATTGTACAGTTTCTTACAATAGTCATTCATCAGCACTACCTCAGGCACTTCTAAATATGTCTCGACAATTCAGCGGAATCGCTATGGCGTTGAGTGGCCATTTGTCGAGATGCACGCGTCTGGCGACGACCACCATGCCCTCTTTAAGATCCCTATCGTATTATTTCTATCTTTCGGAGTATCATTTAGATATTTAACAGGCTTATAATTGTTGACAACAGGCTTTTTTTTATCATCATTTGCTTGCAGATGTCGGATGTCGAGCTGTTGTTGAAACATGTTCTGCATTCCTGGTTGAACTTGTCTACCTATCCGCAGCCGCTTTTGTGTACTGCCCAGCACATTATAGCATATTTTTTGAGAAGTATGTTTACTCAATTGATCGGGAAGTTGATTAGATAATTCCACTGTCCGTCATCAGTCGCATGACTCTCAGCGACGATGAAAGATGCCTGCCGGTTGCAGATCGACAACACTTCCGAATGGCTGCATATCCCACAACCGCCAGCATCTCTCAACCTACCGAGGGCGGCCTCCCCGCATATATGCATCTTCCCCTCTCAGGCTTTAGAGTGGGTTGACTGTTGTGCCTCAGAGTGATGTCTCGGCAGCTGCAGCATTGGCTCAAAAGCCGCCCACGGCCCGCGGCCTTCTGTTCCAGCGCATCATATCGAACCACTCCAGACCATTCTTCAAACAAACTGGCACAATACTTTCCAATAGCTTTGAGGACTCAAAGTTTGTCAAGAATAGAAACTCATATCCAATTGAAGTATTGAGGTGATCTTCGGTTACTCGGCCGTTAGTGCTGGGGCTTAGACTTGCATGATACGAGTACGATGAAACCAATGAAGAAGATACACTACCGTCAAACCACGGCAACGAGAAACTCTATAGAAACAAAACGGTCCCTTTGTTTCATGGTCTCGTGCTTCAAGATCTgcagtggctttggcaaCATCTTTCGGGGTTACGGGAGTGTTTCGGGCAGTCCACGGAGTCCGTGCAACACCAAACTCCGCGCTCCTCAGCGAGCGAATATGGGACGACACGAGACACAATCTTATGTAATCATTCATCGGGCTTATGGTCTAGGGGTATGATTTTCCCTTCGCATCTTTACATCGACGCTTGGGAAAGGTCCGGGGTTCAATTCCCCGTGAGTCCATGGTTTTTGCTGTGCGTGGCAATCCTTTTTGTTAGTTGAATTGAGGTTGGCGATTGACTATCATCGGTTGCTTCAGTGGTGGTGCAGGGAATGGACATTGAACATGGAGTTAGAACAAGCTTTGGCGAAAAAGGATGTTTCGAGTCAAAGCTCCTGGCACTGAAACAATTGCAGATGTGCAATTTGAGTAGGGTACAGATGTAATATAGTTACAGACCAAAAAGAAACGCAATCAGATGGACTCACGGGGAATTGAACCCCGGACCTTTCCCAAGCGTCGATGTAAAGATGCGAAGGGAAAATCATACCCCTAGACCATAAGCCCTATCATTGGTTAATGATTTAGTTGAGAAATTGATTCTGGAATGCGTCTATGATTTGTGTTTGCACAGACACGGCTTGTCGCGTCGGATGCAACAATTGATGAGAGAAAACAAGTTCACTGCCAATGATGAAAATAATTTCTTGGACATCAGGCTGATATTGTCATGAATTGTTTAAGCGAAAAGGTCTGGAACGTGATGCTCATCGATCGAGATCCAAGAGACCGAGAAAAGCAGGTCTCTCCCACGGTGCTACGTAGCACAACAACACAAGTCGCCTATCATCATTTTGTCTTGCAGCGAGTAATGTCTGGCACGCATCAATCACACAACTCCAGTACCGAGTATATATTTACAATCCACGTCACGGATCCAATACTCaaagcaccagcaccaaatATTTGCTCATTCCCCATCACATCTCAAGCAATAGTGCAGCGTTGATGAGTTGTGCAAATATCATTCAGGTGTAGGGTGGTTCACCAAACATGGAGATGCCTGCATTCGAGGTCTCTGCACGTACACACTGGAAGAATAAGCTTAAAAATTAACAGAATCCTGATTTGGAAACAAGGGTTCACGAGCCAAGAGATTTACTGTGCAAAGTGTATGCCAAGCTGTGTTCTCAGCCTGTGGTTCTGTGTAGATGAAACGGCTGTCCTTGTCTTTATCTGGAGAAGCTGTGATGTAATTATTGCGGGTGGTGGCCTAGTGGCGTTGGCTGGTGGATTACAGATGAAGAGGCTTCTGTATCCGTAATATCACGTTATTTCCATAAGAGTGCCAAATGTCTGATGTATCAGCAGATTAAAATCACAGTCATGATGAATAATGCTTTGTTATATTCCCGCGGATATAAGCTCGTTACAGAGGAGAGGCTCTGAAGGAGGGATATTGCGGATGTCCCGGCACTAACTGACCCCTGGGCGCCAAACCTTTCTATTGGGGCTGGAGATTACTGGCCATAGCGGAATCAACCTGTGACGTAGTGCGACCCACTCCCGCACGACCTGATTAACGACCTTTACGTAGGTGGTGCGCTACGTACGGTCTGGTTCAACTAAAGTTTTCTTGTTTTAAGAAAATGGCTGATCTTCACTGACAAGCGGTTAATCAAGGCCTGAGACTAGACCCGAATCGCTCATGTTGTGACGACTGACTAATTCCAGCCTCTACCGTTCAGACCAGTATCACTACAACTTTTCTCACCTCACTTCACCTCGActccctttttttttttttttaatttactCTCTCTCTCCCCCTTCTACCATGCATCTTCATGGGCATGGCTTCCAATAATAATCGCCTTCAGCCCTCGGGCCATCTCAACGTAACGGGCCATTATAATAATCGTCGCTCTCCAAGTCCCTCGACCTCACGTCCCGTGCCTCCCGATCCCGGAAGTCCAGGCCCCGTCGAAGAAACGACATCGGATTACTTCAACCCGCTGAGCCAAGCGCCCTCAGCACAGTCGCAGACATCGCTATCGTCGTTCCCGCGCTTTCCGTCGCAAACATCCCTTTCGGCATTTCCATCCTATCAAGAATCGAATTATtcacagcagcagcagcagacgAGACGAAGACCGCCGGTCGATCAGGCTAGACAGCCTAGTATCCGCATTCGCCGCAATTCAAACGGGTCGGTCTATTCGAATCATAGTGTGACGAGCCAGTTTGATGGGTTTAGCGATGATGGGAGACCGAGGAGCATCTCGCAGCCTGAGCGCGCGAGGGTCTCGGATGGGCTTGCTCGTCATTCCAGGAGGGTTCCGCAGGTGGCGATGCCGCGACTTACAGAGGAGGGAGGTAGACCGAGCCTGGCCGAGTTAGGGATCAGTGATGATCAGTCTGCTCCTTTGTCGCCCACGGCTTCGCTTCCTGATGAGAACACGAATGGGAGGGGCGGGCTTGGCCGGCTACGGCGGGCGAGTCGCTTCATCTGGCCTGGGCATCGTCGGCAATCTGGCGAGGATCAGGCTGTACCTATGGGGCAGCGAGATGACGATCGTCGTGATGATGAATATGACCAAGAACTTGTGGACTGGCTCGATGTCATCGGTAAGAACATTCACATTCACGCCATCTACACCATCAAATCTAACAATCACAGACCCCGAAGTCCAAACCCTTTCAACACTCACAAACGTCCAAAACTCGCTCTTCGTTCCCGATCTCGGAAAATGGGTCAACCGTCGACCGACATACGCTCTGTCCCGACACGACCCCCAAGCAGACTGGGCACGAGGCGCCGTTGAGCAGGAACGACGTCGCGAAGCTGCACTGGAAGCACAAGACACCGCTACGATCCCGCCGAttgcagaagcagaagcagaagcagaagaagaagaccaacCTCGTCTTCCGCAGCGGAGTAACACTATCACTTCGCGTCTGACAGACTCGCACTATGCGGCGCTTCCACATGGAACGAACCTTGATGGCTGGACGCCGGAGGAAAAGGCCGAGTTGGATGACCATGTTCGACATATGCTGCATTCGAGACGTGCGCGGTTCAAGCGTCGCATGAAGGGTTTCGGTCAATACGTCAGACGTCCTCTCGGTTTCCTCGTTACACTCTACGCTACACTTATCACGCTCTTCGGTCTGGCTTGggttctcttcctcatcggcTGGATTTACGTCGGCGAGAAACAAGTCTATGCAATTCACGTCATCGACAGTGTTCTTGTCGCGCTCTTCGCCGTCATGGGTGATGGTCTCGCGCCTTTCCGAGCCGTCGACACATACCACATGTTCTTCATCTGGCGCTTCTCGCGGTTGATCAAGAGAGCCGAACAGGGAAAGAAACCGAGGAACAGATTACAGAAGAAGCGTGTTCCGCCGGGTGTGTCTACGAATCCGGAGCATTCGCACTTGACGGGCCATCAGGCTCGTGCTCTTCTCGAAGCTCAGGACTATAATCCTGAGAGAGACGGAACGGTCGGCACGATCGACAACCAACCTCAACCGCAACCTGAAAGTCCCGAGACTGTTGATTTAGAAGGCGCCAAGTCAAACAGCCCTGAGTCAGACATGCCCGCTCTGACGTTTGCTCAGTTCAAGAGCCTGCAGCACCATCAGAAGAAAATGGCCAAGTCACACAGTTTCTACAAGCCCAACGAGACATTCACCCACTTCGCTTTCCCCCAAAGGTatctcatcgccatcgtAATTCTCCTCGACTGCCACTCCTGTCTTCAAATATCCCTCGGCGCATGTACCTGGGGCATCGACTACCACACGCGTCCGTTCGCTCTGACCACCGTGATCCTCTGTGTGAGCATAACCTGCAACATCACAGCCGGTCTGCTCATCAGCATTGGTGATCGGAAGACGCGAAAGAAGGACGTGTGGGAGCTGTTGGATAGACAGGAGCTGACGCAGGATGCTATGAAGcatatggagaagaagaagaaggaggaggagaaggagaaagaaaaggagaggGGGTCGGATAAGGACGGGGAGTCGAGTAGGGGTGATGGATCGAGTGGTAGGACGTCGAAGGAGTTTAAAAAGTTGGTGAAGCAGAACAGTTGAAGGGTTGTGGgatgaaggatgaggatgaggatatATGTGGATATGATGATTACGGTTAATAAATAGTTGATACCTACCTAATTTACATAGATCATGAACACGAATACTTATATCACACCCTCAGTCTCTTGTTAGTCTTCATGCATGTCATCAACTATAGCCATGCCGTCTATAGACACCCCTATGTCGCTTATAAAGTACCAACCCACTGGGAGTACATCTCCGGCAGTTCGGTCCGCTTATCTGTCGATCAGACGATGATGGGCCAATGCACTTGACTTCGGTAGCCGTATCTGATTATTCTCATGCCATGATAGATCTACGAAAATTCTGTACTTGATGACCCCGCTTGGTGTTTTGTGGTACGATGTGTCATGGGATGGCCTGTGCCTCGGACGAGGGTGGTTCAGTGTCATCGTCGGAAGTTTTCACTTGTAAGTGACGATGTAGGTGAGTATATGACAATGGGAACGTGAGACGAAGTATGGCGTAGCGGAAGTGATTATAGCAAATGAAGAGCGAAGGCACAGTAGAGCAGTGATGTGAATTAGTACCAGCTCGTGGTCTTCAGTATAGCATTTGTAAATAGTATAGTATAGTATAGCATATCGACATAATCATCGACCCTTCAAACGTTTTTTACACACGTCTttcctcgttctcttacattttcatcatcatcaggtCCAATTATGAGGAAGCGTTCTGGCCGAAACTGGAAAGCTGATTGGTGACGACGAGACCAGCGACACTGGCAGAGGTGAGAGTGGCGAGAACACCAGAGATGAGAGCCGAGACAGCAAGCTTGGCAACATCACCACCGCGAGAGGGGGCGAGCTGGCTGAGGATACCGATCTGGATACCGAGGGAGCCGATGTTGCCGAAGCCGCAGAGGGCGTAGGTGGCGATGAGCTGGGAGCGGGGGGAGAGGCCGTAGAATTCGTTGTCCTTGGGGGAGGGGTTTGTGAGGAGGGAGAAGGCCTTGTACTCGTTCTAGAATGTGTCAGTATCTGATAGGAGAGTGAGAAGGGGGGGAAACGTACGGTGATGATCTTCTCGgcgatgagcttggcgacgGGGAGAATATCGCCAGTCTTGTTGGTTCCGTTGGTGCGAGATACACCGAGGAGGAAAGACACGGGGAAGAGAAGATATCCAAGAATGAGCTGGAGAGTAAGAGGGGTGGGatcgttgatgttgaggtaTCGTCCCCACCAGGTCAAGAGACCGTTGATGAATGCGACCAGAGCAATAATGCAGAGAAGAGAGCAGACGATGGTACCGGCGATCTTGATTCCGAGCCAAGCACCATTGGCGAAAGCGTGGAGAGCGTTCTCAGCCTTgtgctcatcatcatcgggAATGACTACACGACCAGCTGTGAGAGTCTCTTCAGTCTCGGGATATCGCATCTTGAATAGCCAGAGAAGCGGGGATGGACATGATGCAGGATGANNNNNNNNNNNNNNNNNNN
This DNA window, taken from Fusarium oxysporum f. sp. lycopersici 4287 chromosome 7, whole genome shotgun sequence, encodes the following:
- a CDS encoding CNT family concentrative nucleoside transporter (At least one base has a quality score < 10), translated to MRYPETEETLTAGRVVIPDDDEHKAENALHAFANGAWLGIKIAGTIVCSLLCIIALVAFINGLLTWWGRYLNINDPTPLTLQLILGYLLFPVSFLLGVSRTNGTNKTGDILPVAKLIAEKIITNEYKAFSLLTNPSPKDNEFYGLSPRSQLIATYALCGFGNIGSLGIQIGILSQLAPSRGGDVAKLAVSALISGVLATLTSASVAGLVVTNQLSSFGQNASS